One window of Quercus robur chromosome 12, dhQueRobu3.1, whole genome shotgun sequence genomic DNA carries:
- the LOC126709625 gene encoding protein transport protein SEC16B homolog isoform X1: MASNPPFHVEDQTDEDFFDKLVDDEFGPTTTTAGSNPKLSEEIDPKFAEGSDSDEAKAFANLSISEAGNQLDESVRGGGGSGEGGDDNSGFGFKETKEEKDCVDGGAGAESLGAHVKERDSLVSANSIGCDSVVGSSNDGIGSEFASDSTVSKSSGSGGSGVKEIGWNSFHADLAPQNGSHGFGSYSDFFSELDGTSGDFPGNVGGNLNSEANIVTGNEGFVADGVNNSVSYANYQEGQGQGQVYGATVEQSSNVQDLSSSQYWENAYPGWKYDTNTGKWYQVGGDDGNTNVQTSEWSAVADGNTEIPHMQQPAQSVVGTATDTGMPGSVSDWNQVSQGNNGTESVSNWNQVSQVNNGTESVSNWNQVSQVNNGYPEHMVFDPQYPGWYYDTIAQEWRTLDTYTSSIQSTAQTPDQQQHQNGFVSTGSFNQINNGLYGEYGQADNYRSQGFGSQGQDGSWAGAYGNNHQQELNSWQAETVPRSEGFTTLGGNQHFDSSYVNNDQQKSFNSFGPVSSYNRASQSHGEANGNVQFKSSVPGGNFSQQFSPANLKLNEQTQFSGDYFGSQPVNFSQQSFESVHQTSYASNVGRSSAGRPPHALVTFGFGGKLLVMKNSNSSLSSSSFGSQDPVGSSLSVLNLMEVVLGNADASSLGSGASNYFHALCQQSFPGPLVGGSVGGKELNKWIDERITSCELPNMDYRKGEALRLLLSLLKIACQHYGKLRSAFGADSVLRDSDSPEAAVAKLFASAKRNSTQFSEYGALSHCLQNLPSEGQIRATASEVQNLLVSGRKKEALQCAQEGQLWGPALVLASQLGDQFYVDTVKQMALHQLVAGSPLRTLCLLIAGQPADVFYSDSTTDSSLPGAVNMPQQPAQIGANCMLDDWEENLAVITANRTKDDELVIIHLGDCLWKERSEITAAHICYLIAEANFEPYSDTARLCLIGADHWKLPRTYVSPEAIQRTELYEYSKVLGNSQFILLPFQPYKLIYAHMLVEVGKVSDSLKYCQAVLKSLKTGRAPEVETWKQLVLSLEERIRTHQQGGYSANSAPGKLVGKLLNFFDSTAHRVVGGLPPPAPTLQGGAPGNGHYNQPTGPRVSSSQSTMAMSSLMPSASMEPISDWMADGSRMTMANRSVSEPDFGRTPRQDQVDSSKGMASPNEQGKASVSGGASRFPRFNFGSQLLQKTVGLVLRPRPGKQAKLGETNKFYYDEKLKRWVEEGVEAPAEETALPPPPTTTAFQNGMSDYNLKSALQKEGTPNNGSPEYKTPPSEHSSGIPPIPSSSNQFSSRGRMGVRARYVDTFNQGGGKPANLFQSPSVPSVKPPIAPNAKLFIPTPASLGDPTMEAIAENGQEETSTNVDRATSIANDSFQSPIHSSSMTVQRFPSMDNIPYMGDLTNGNGNGSLPPHSRRTASWGGSHTTPFSPPKPAEIKPLGEALGMPPSSFMPNEPSLMRMQNGGSFGDLHEVEL; the protein is encoded by the exons ATGGCTTCGAATCCTCCTTTTCATGTGGAGGATCAGACGGACGAGGATTTCTTCGATAAATTGGTCGACGATGAGTTCGGGCCCACCACTACTACCGCCGGATCGAACCCTAAGTTGAGCGAAGAAATTGATCCTAAGTTCGCTGAGGGAAGCGATTCCGACGAGGCGAAAGCGTTTGCGAATCTGAGCATTAGCGAGGCTGGAAATCAATTGGACGAGTCGGTTCGCGGCGGTGGCGGCAGCGGCGAAGGCGGTGATGATAATAGCGGCTTTGgtttcaaagaaacaaaagaagaaaaggattgTGTGGATGGCGGTGCAGGTGCAGAGTCGTTGGGTGCTCACGTGAAAGAGAGGGATTCGTTGGTTTCAGCCAATTCGATTGGGTGTGATAGTGTAGTAGGATCCAGCAATGATGGGATTGGATCCGAATTCGCTTCGGATTCGACTGTGAGCAAGAGCAGTGGATCCGGCGGGTCTGGGGTTAAGGAGATTGGGTGGAATTCGTTCCACGCAGATTTGGCCCCTCAAAATGGGAGTCACGGGTTTGGATCGTATTCAGATTTTTTCAGTGAATTGGATGGTACTTCCGGTGATTTCCCAGGGAATGTCGGTGGAAATTTGAATAGTGAGGCGAATATAGTAACTGGCAATGAAGGATTTGTAGCTGATGGTGTGAATAATTCGGTTAGTTATGCGAATTATCAAGAGGGTCAGGGTCAGGGTCAGGTTTATGGCGCAACGGTGGAACAAAGTTCAAATGTGCAGGATTTGAGTAGTAGTCAGTATTGGGAGAATGCCTATCCGGGGTGGAAGTATGACACGAATACTGGGAAATGGTATCAAGTGGGCGGTGATGATGGTAACACGAATGTTCAGACCAGTGAGTGGAGTGCTGTTGCTGATGGGAATACGGAGATTCCTCATATGCAGCAACCTGCTCAGTCTGTTGTGGGAACTGCGACTGATACTGGCATGCCTGGGAGTGTGTCTGATTGGAATCAGGTTTCACAAGGGAATAACGGGACTGAGAGTGTATCTAACTGGAATCAGGTTTCGCAAGTGAATAATGGGACTGAGAGCGTGTCTAACTGGAATCAGGTTTCACAAGTGAATAATGGATACCCAGAACATATGGTTTTTGATCCTCAGTATCCCGGTTGGTATTATGACACAATCGCACAAGAATGGCGCACATTGGATACTTATACTTCGTCAATTCAATCAACAGCTCAGACCCCTGATCAGCAGCAGCATCAAAACGGGTTTGTGTCAACTGGTAGTTTTAATCAGATTAATAATGGCTTATATGGTGAGTATGGGCAGGCTGACAATTATAGGTCACAGGGTTTTGGTAGCCAAGGCCAAGATGGAAGCTGGGCTGGGGCATATGGTAATAATCATCAGCAGGAATTGAATTCGTGGCAAGCTGAAACTGTTCCAAGGAGTGAGGGTTTTACAACTTTGGGTGGAAACCAGCATTTTGATAGTTCTTATGTGAACAATGATCAACAGAAGTCCTTCAATTCTTTTGGACCAGTTTCATCTTACAATAGAGCAAGTCAGAGTCATGGGGAGGCTAATGGGAATGTTCAATTTAAAAGCTCTGTCCCTGGTGGGAACTTTAGTCAGCAGTTTAGTCCGGCAAATCTGAAGCTTAATGAGCAAACACAATTCTCGGGTGATTACTTTGGCAGTCAACCTGTAAATTTTTCCCAGCAATCATTTGAGAGTGTCCATCAGACTTCTTATGCTTCCAATGTTGGAAGATCATCTGCTGGGCGTCCTCCACATGCCCTGGTAACGTTTGGCTTTGGTGGAAAACTCCTTGTAATGAAGAATAGTAATAGTTCACTCAGTAGCTCGTCATTCGGAAGCCAG GATCCGGTAGGAAGCTCACTTTCTGTTCTGAACTTGATGGAAGTTGTCTTAGGAAACGCTGATGCTTCAAGCCTTGGATCAGGTGCCTCCAATTATTTTCATGCTTTGTGCCAACAATCATTTCCTGGTCCATTGGTTGGTGGGAGTGTTGGAGGTAAAGAGTTGAACAAATGGATAGACGAGAGGATTACAAGCTGTGAATTACCCAACATGGATTATAGAAAAGGCGAAGCATTGAGGTTGCTTCTATCTTTGCTTAAGATAGCTTGTCAACATTATGGAAAACTTCGATCTGCTTTTGGTGCTGACTCCGTTTTGagg GATAGTGATTCTCCAGAAGCAGCAGTTGCTAAACTTTTTGCATCTGCTAAGAGGAACAGCACGCAATTCAGTGAGTATGGTGCTCTTAGCCACTGCTTGCAGAATTTGCCTTCTGAAGGACAAATACGT GCAACCGCTTCTGAGGTACAAAATCTTCTGGTTTCTGGTAGAAAGAAAGAGGCTTTACAATGTGCACAAGAAGGTCAATTGTGGGGACCCGCACTTGTTCTTGCTTCACAACTTGGTGATCAG TTCTATGTTGACACTGTGAAGCAAATGGCACTTCACCAGCTAGTTGCAGGATCACCTCTAAGGACTTTATGCCTGCTAATTGCAGGGCAACCAGCTGATGTGTTTTATTCCGATTCCACAACCGACAGCAGTCTTCCAGGTGCTGTTAATATGCCTCAACAGCCTGCACAg ATTGGGGCCAATTGTATGCTAGATGACTGGGAGGAAAATTTGGCTGTAATAACTGCAAACAGAACAAAGGATGATGAACTTGTAATTATTCATCTTGGTGATTGCCTTTGGAAGGAAAGAAGTGAG ATTACTGCTGCACACATCTGCTATTTAATTGCGGAAGCAAACTTTGAGCCATACTCAGACACTGCTAGGCTCTGTCTAATTGGAGCAGATCACTGGAAACTTCCTCGAACCTACGTTAGTCCAGAAGCTATTCAG AGGACCGAGTTATATGAATATTCGAAGGTGCTTGGAAACTCTCAGTTTATCTTGCTACCTTTTCAGCCATACAAGCTCATTTATGCACACATGCTAGTTGAAGTGGGGAAGGTTTCAGACTCACTGAA ATACTGTCAAGCGGTATTGAAGTCTCTGAAGACTGGTCGAGCACCCGAAGTAGAAACATGGAAACAGTTAGTATTATCTCTTGAAGAGAGGATCAGAACTCACCAACAG GGTGGATACAGTGCAAATTCGGCTCCTGGAAAATTAGTGGGCAAATTACTTAACTTTTTTGATAGTACAGCACATCGTGTTGTTGGGGGTCTTCCACCACCTGCGCCAACATTACAAGGAGGTGCTCCTGGTAATGGACATTATAATCAGCCAACTGGCCCCAGGGTATCAAGTAGTCAATCAACAATGGCCATGTCATCGTTAATGCCTTCTGCATCAATGGAGCCCATAAGTGATTGGATGGCTGATGGTAGTAGAATGACAATGGCTAATAGAAGCGTTTCAGAGCCAGACTTTGGTAGAACTCCAAGACAG GATCAGGTTGATTCATCAAAAGGAATGGCATCACCAAATGAACAAGGCAAAGCTTCAGTCTCAGGGGGGGCATCACGCTTTCCTCGTTTTAATTTTGGCTCACAGTTACTACAAAAGACTGTGGGGCTAGTTTTAAGGCCACGCCCTGGCAAACAG GCTAAATTGGGTGAAACGAACAAATTCTATTATGATGAAAAGCTGAAGAGATGGGTAGAGGAAGGCGTTGAAGCCCCAGCTGAAGAAACTGCCTTGCCACCCCCTCCAACAACTACAGCCTTCCAGAATGGCATGTCAGATTACAATTTGAAATCTGCATTACAGAAAGAAGGGACTCCAAACAATGGGAGCCCAGAATATAAAACTCCTCCTTCAGAACATTCATCAGGAATTCCACCTATTCCATCCAGCTCAAATCAATTCTCATCTCGTGGAAGGATGGGTGTTCGGGCAAG GTATGTGGACACCTTCAACCAAGGTGGTGGAAAGCCTGCAAACTTGTTCCAGTCACCTTCTGTTCCATCTGTTAAGCCTCCTATTGCTCCCAATGCAAAATTATTTATTCCCACCCCAGCATCACTTGGTGATCCGACAATGGAGGCTATAGCAGAAAATGGGCAAGAAGAAACTTCAACTAATGTAGATCGTGCGACATCCATTGCAAATGACTCATTCCAGTCTCCTATACATTCATCATCAATGACCGTGCAGAGGTTCCCAAGCATGGATAACATCCCATACATGGGAGATTTGACAAATGGCAATGGCAATGGCTCCCTCCCTCCTCACTCACGAAGAACAGCCTCATGGGGTGGAAGCCACACCACTCCATTCAGTCCTCCAAAACCGGCTGAAATAAAACCTCTAGGGGAGGCATTGGGCATGCCCCCATCATCATTTATGCCTAATGAGCCTTCTTTGATGCGAATGCAAAACGGTGGCAGTTTTGGGGACCTTCATGAAGTGGAACTTTGA
- the LOC126709625 gene encoding protein transport protein SEC16B homolog isoform X2, which yields MASNPPFHVEDQTDEDFFDKLVDDEFGPTTTTAGSNPKLSEEIDPKFAEGSDSDEAKAFANLSISEAGNQLDESVRGGGGSGEGGDDNSGFGFKETKEEKDCVDGGAGAESLGAHVKERDSLVSANSIGCDSVVGSSNDGIGSEFASDSTVSKSSGSGGSGVKEIGWNSFHADLAPQNGSHGFGSYSDFFSELDGTSGDFPGNVGGNLNSEANIVTGNEGFVADGVNNSVSYANYQEGQGQGQVYGATVEQSSNVQDLSSSQYWENAYPGWKYDTNTGKWYQVGGDDGNTNVQTSEWSAVADGNTEIPHMQQPAQSVVGTATDTGMPGSVSDWNQVSQGNNGTESVSNWNQVSQVNNGTESVSNWNQVSQVNNGYPEHMVFDPQYPGWYYDTIAQEWRTLDTYTSSIQSTAQTPDQQQHQNGFVSTGSFNQINNGLYGEYGQADNYRSQGFGSQGQDGSWAGAYGNNHQQELNSWQAETVPRSEGFTTLGGNQHFDSSYVNNDQQKSFNSFGPVSSYNRASQSHGEANGNVQFKSSVPGGNFSQQFSPANLKLNEQTQFSGDYFGSQPVNFSQQSFESVHQTSYASNVGRSSAGRPPHALVTFGFGGKLLVMKNSNSSLSSSSFGSQDPVGSSLSVLNLMEVVLGNADASSLGSGASNYFHALCQQSFPGPLVGGSVGGKELNKWIDERITSCELPNMDYRKGEALRLLLSLLKIACQHYGKLRSAFGADSVLRDSDSPEAAVAKLFASAKRNSTQFSEYGALSHCLQNLPSEGQIRATASEVQNLLVSGRKKEALQCAQEGQLWGPALVLASQLGDQFYVDTVKQMALHQLVAGSPLRTLCLLIAGQPADVFYSDSTTDSSLPGAVNMPQQPAQIGANCMLDDWEENLAVITANRTKDDELVIIHLGDCLWKERSEITAAHICYLIAEANFEPYSDTARLCLIGADHWKLPRTYVSPEAIQRTELYEYSKVLGNSQFILLPFQPYKLIYAHMLVEVGKVSDSLKYCQAVLKSLKTGRAPEVETWKQLVLSLEERIRTHQQGGYSANSAPGKLVGKLLNFFDSTAHRVVGGLPPPAPTLQGGAPGNGHYNQPTGPRVSSSQSTMAMSSLMPSASMEPISDWMADGSRMTMANRSVSEPDFGRTPRQVDSSKGMASPNEQGKASVSGGASRFPRFNFGSQLLQKTVGLVLRPRPGKQAKLGETNKFYYDEKLKRWVEEGVEAPAEETALPPPPTTTAFQNGMSDYNLKSALQKEGTPNNGSPEYKTPPSEHSSGIPPIPSSSNQFSSRGRMGVRARYVDTFNQGGGKPANLFQSPSVPSVKPPIAPNAKLFIPTPASLGDPTMEAIAENGQEETSTNVDRATSIANDSFQSPIHSSSMTVQRFPSMDNIPYMGDLTNGNGNGSLPPHSRRTASWGGSHTTPFSPPKPAEIKPLGEALGMPPSSFMPNEPSLMRMQNGGSFGDLHEVEL from the exons ATGGCTTCGAATCCTCCTTTTCATGTGGAGGATCAGACGGACGAGGATTTCTTCGATAAATTGGTCGACGATGAGTTCGGGCCCACCACTACTACCGCCGGATCGAACCCTAAGTTGAGCGAAGAAATTGATCCTAAGTTCGCTGAGGGAAGCGATTCCGACGAGGCGAAAGCGTTTGCGAATCTGAGCATTAGCGAGGCTGGAAATCAATTGGACGAGTCGGTTCGCGGCGGTGGCGGCAGCGGCGAAGGCGGTGATGATAATAGCGGCTTTGgtttcaaagaaacaaaagaagaaaaggattgTGTGGATGGCGGTGCAGGTGCAGAGTCGTTGGGTGCTCACGTGAAAGAGAGGGATTCGTTGGTTTCAGCCAATTCGATTGGGTGTGATAGTGTAGTAGGATCCAGCAATGATGGGATTGGATCCGAATTCGCTTCGGATTCGACTGTGAGCAAGAGCAGTGGATCCGGCGGGTCTGGGGTTAAGGAGATTGGGTGGAATTCGTTCCACGCAGATTTGGCCCCTCAAAATGGGAGTCACGGGTTTGGATCGTATTCAGATTTTTTCAGTGAATTGGATGGTACTTCCGGTGATTTCCCAGGGAATGTCGGTGGAAATTTGAATAGTGAGGCGAATATAGTAACTGGCAATGAAGGATTTGTAGCTGATGGTGTGAATAATTCGGTTAGTTATGCGAATTATCAAGAGGGTCAGGGTCAGGGTCAGGTTTATGGCGCAACGGTGGAACAAAGTTCAAATGTGCAGGATTTGAGTAGTAGTCAGTATTGGGAGAATGCCTATCCGGGGTGGAAGTATGACACGAATACTGGGAAATGGTATCAAGTGGGCGGTGATGATGGTAACACGAATGTTCAGACCAGTGAGTGGAGTGCTGTTGCTGATGGGAATACGGAGATTCCTCATATGCAGCAACCTGCTCAGTCTGTTGTGGGAACTGCGACTGATACTGGCATGCCTGGGAGTGTGTCTGATTGGAATCAGGTTTCACAAGGGAATAACGGGACTGAGAGTGTATCTAACTGGAATCAGGTTTCGCAAGTGAATAATGGGACTGAGAGCGTGTCTAACTGGAATCAGGTTTCACAAGTGAATAATGGATACCCAGAACATATGGTTTTTGATCCTCAGTATCCCGGTTGGTATTATGACACAATCGCACAAGAATGGCGCACATTGGATACTTATACTTCGTCAATTCAATCAACAGCTCAGACCCCTGATCAGCAGCAGCATCAAAACGGGTTTGTGTCAACTGGTAGTTTTAATCAGATTAATAATGGCTTATATGGTGAGTATGGGCAGGCTGACAATTATAGGTCACAGGGTTTTGGTAGCCAAGGCCAAGATGGAAGCTGGGCTGGGGCATATGGTAATAATCATCAGCAGGAATTGAATTCGTGGCAAGCTGAAACTGTTCCAAGGAGTGAGGGTTTTACAACTTTGGGTGGAAACCAGCATTTTGATAGTTCTTATGTGAACAATGATCAACAGAAGTCCTTCAATTCTTTTGGACCAGTTTCATCTTACAATAGAGCAAGTCAGAGTCATGGGGAGGCTAATGGGAATGTTCAATTTAAAAGCTCTGTCCCTGGTGGGAACTTTAGTCAGCAGTTTAGTCCGGCAAATCTGAAGCTTAATGAGCAAACACAATTCTCGGGTGATTACTTTGGCAGTCAACCTGTAAATTTTTCCCAGCAATCATTTGAGAGTGTCCATCAGACTTCTTATGCTTCCAATGTTGGAAGATCATCTGCTGGGCGTCCTCCACATGCCCTGGTAACGTTTGGCTTTGGTGGAAAACTCCTTGTAATGAAGAATAGTAATAGTTCACTCAGTAGCTCGTCATTCGGAAGCCAG GATCCGGTAGGAAGCTCACTTTCTGTTCTGAACTTGATGGAAGTTGTCTTAGGAAACGCTGATGCTTCAAGCCTTGGATCAGGTGCCTCCAATTATTTTCATGCTTTGTGCCAACAATCATTTCCTGGTCCATTGGTTGGTGGGAGTGTTGGAGGTAAAGAGTTGAACAAATGGATAGACGAGAGGATTACAAGCTGTGAATTACCCAACATGGATTATAGAAAAGGCGAAGCATTGAGGTTGCTTCTATCTTTGCTTAAGATAGCTTGTCAACATTATGGAAAACTTCGATCTGCTTTTGGTGCTGACTCCGTTTTGagg GATAGTGATTCTCCAGAAGCAGCAGTTGCTAAACTTTTTGCATCTGCTAAGAGGAACAGCACGCAATTCAGTGAGTATGGTGCTCTTAGCCACTGCTTGCAGAATTTGCCTTCTGAAGGACAAATACGT GCAACCGCTTCTGAGGTACAAAATCTTCTGGTTTCTGGTAGAAAGAAAGAGGCTTTACAATGTGCACAAGAAGGTCAATTGTGGGGACCCGCACTTGTTCTTGCTTCACAACTTGGTGATCAG TTCTATGTTGACACTGTGAAGCAAATGGCACTTCACCAGCTAGTTGCAGGATCACCTCTAAGGACTTTATGCCTGCTAATTGCAGGGCAACCAGCTGATGTGTTTTATTCCGATTCCACAACCGACAGCAGTCTTCCAGGTGCTGTTAATATGCCTCAACAGCCTGCACAg ATTGGGGCCAATTGTATGCTAGATGACTGGGAGGAAAATTTGGCTGTAATAACTGCAAACAGAACAAAGGATGATGAACTTGTAATTATTCATCTTGGTGATTGCCTTTGGAAGGAAAGAAGTGAG ATTACTGCTGCACACATCTGCTATTTAATTGCGGAAGCAAACTTTGAGCCATACTCAGACACTGCTAGGCTCTGTCTAATTGGAGCAGATCACTGGAAACTTCCTCGAACCTACGTTAGTCCAGAAGCTATTCAG AGGACCGAGTTATATGAATATTCGAAGGTGCTTGGAAACTCTCAGTTTATCTTGCTACCTTTTCAGCCATACAAGCTCATTTATGCACACATGCTAGTTGAAGTGGGGAAGGTTTCAGACTCACTGAA ATACTGTCAAGCGGTATTGAAGTCTCTGAAGACTGGTCGAGCACCCGAAGTAGAAACATGGAAACAGTTAGTATTATCTCTTGAAGAGAGGATCAGAACTCACCAACAG GGTGGATACAGTGCAAATTCGGCTCCTGGAAAATTAGTGGGCAAATTACTTAACTTTTTTGATAGTACAGCACATCGTGTTGTTGGGGGTCTTCCACCACCTGCGCCAACATTACAAGGAGGTGCTCCTGGTAATGGACATTATAATCAGCCAACTGGCCCCAGGGTATCAAGTAGTCAATCAACAATGGCCATGTCATCGTTAATGCCTTCTGCATCAATGGAGCCCATAAGTGATTGGATGGCTGATGGTAGTAGAATGACAATGGCTAATAGAAGCGTTTCAGAGCCAGACTTTGGTAGAACTCCAAGACAG GTTGATTCATCAAAAGGAATGGCATCACCAAATGAACAAGGCAAAGCTTCAGTCTCAGGGGGGGCATCACGCTTTCCTCGTTTTAATTTTGGCTCACAGTTACTACAAAAGACTGTGGGGCTAGTTTTAAGGCCACGCCCTGGCAAACAG GCTAAATTGGGTGAAACGAACAAATTCTATTATGATGAAAAGCTGAAGAGATGGGTAGAGGAAGGCGTTGAAGCCCCAGCTGAAGAAACTGCCTTGCCACCCCCTCCAACAACTACAGCCTTCCAGAATGGCATGTCAGATTACAATTTGAAATCTGCATTACAGAAAGAAGGGACTCCAAACAATGGGAGCCCAGAATATAAAACTCCTCCTTCAGAACATTCATCAGGAATTCCACCTATTCCATCCAGCTCAAATCAATTCTCATCTCGTGGAAGGATGGGTGTTCGGGCAAG GTATGTGGACACCTTCAACCAAGGTGGTGGAAAGCCTGCAAACTTGTTCCAGTCACCTTCTGTTCCATCTGTTAAGCCTCCTATTGCTCCCAATGCAAAATTATTTATTCCCACCCCAGCATCACTTGGTGATCCGACAATGGAGGCTATAGCAGAAAATGGGCAAGAAGAAACTTCAACTAATGTAGATCGTGCGACATCCATTGCAAATGACTCATTCCAGTCTCCTATACATTCATCATCAATGACCGTGCAGAGGTTCCCAAGCATGGATAACATCCCATACATGGGAGATTTGACAAATGGCAATGGCAATGGCTCCCTCCCTCCTCACTCACGAAGAACAGCCTCATGGGGTGGAAGCCACACCACTCCATTCAGTCCTCCAAAACCGGCTGAAATAAAACCTCTAGGGGAGGCATTGGGCATGCCCCCATCATCATTTATGCCTAATGAGCCTTCTTTGATGCGAATGCAAAACGGTGGCAGTTTTGGGGACCTTCATGAAGTGGAACTTTGA